One genomic segment of Odocoileus virginianus isolate 20LAN1187 ecotype Illinois chromosome 17, Ovbor_1.2, whole genome shotgun sequence includes these proteins:
- the LOC110134486 gene encoding uncharacterized protein isoform X10 — translation MLRRLARAATPRQRVFWARRSGSLAEVPTYVVDLRSDTVTKPGPAMRRAMAEAVVGDDDYGEDPTVRELQATAAELLGVEQTLFVPTNTMANLISVMCHCRRRGSQLLLGHECHIHVYEQGGVAQIAGVHSHPLPDLPYGTLDLTELERLVTRSLGSPYHPICELICLENTHSSSGGRVLPLEYLRQVHLLARSHGVRVHLDGARLMNAAVALGVPPAHIMEHCDSVSLCFSKGLGAPVGALVGGPKDFIEEAWHLRKALGGGMRQAGVLAAAALVGLADAEEMLQRDHQNAQRFAKGLQELASPVCSVDPTAVETNMVMVRVDGLPPKELCRRLQAVSADEAAQTGRAVRVLVFPWTERSVRAVWHRDVSAQDTELALGKWAFVLRTLRLGQDGRS, via the exons ATGCTCCGCAGACTGGCCCGGGCCGCGACCCCGCGGCAGCGGGTCTTCTGGGCGCGGAGGTCTGGGAGCCTGGCGGAGGTTCCGACGTACGTGGTGGACCTGCGCAGCGACACGGTGACCAAGCCCGGGCCGGCCATGAGGCGCGCCATGGCCGAGGCCGTCGTGGGGGACGACGACTACGGCGAGGACCCCACCGTCCGCG AGCTGCAGGCTACAGCTGCGGAGCTGCTTGGGGTGGAGCAGACCCTGTTCGTGCCCACAAACACCATGGCCAATCTCATCTCTG TGATGTGTCACTGCCGGCGCCGGGGCTCCCAGCTCCTCCTGGGGCACGAATGCCACATCCATGTCTATGAGCAGGGCGGGGTGGCTCAG ATCGCAGGGGTgcactcccaccccctcccagacCTGCCCTACGGCACCCTGGACCTGACTGAGCTGGAGAGGCTGGTCACACGGAGCCTTGGGAGCCCCTACCATCCGATCTGTGAGCTCATTTGCCTGGAGAACACCCACAGCAGCTCAGGGGGCCGGGTCCTCCCCTTGGAATACCTACGGCAG GTGCACTTGCTGGCCCGAAGCCATGGGGTCCGTGTCCACCTGGATGGGGCACGGTTGATGAATGCCGCGGTGGCTCTGGGCGTGCCCCCGGCCCACATCATGGAGCACTGTGactctgtgtctctctgttttTCCAAG GGCCTTGGTGCACCAGTGGGGGCCCTGGTTGGGGGACCCAAGGACTTCATTGAAGAAGCCTGGCACCTCCGGAAAGCCCTGGGTGGAGGGATGCGCCAGGCTGGGGTGCTGGCCGCAGCTGCCCTGGTGGGACTGGCTGACGCCGAGGAGATGCTGCAGAGGGACCACCAGAATGCCCAGAGATTTGCCAAAG GGCTTCAGGAACTGGCGTCCCCCGTCTGCTCCGTGGATCCCACCGCCGTGGAGACCAACATGGTGATGGTGAGAGTGGACGGGCTGCCGCCCAAGGAGCTGTGCCGGCGCCTGCAGGCCGTGAGCGCGGACGAGGCGGCCCAGACCGGCCGCGCGGTGCGTGTGCTGGTCTTCCCCTGGACGGAGCGGTCGGTGCGTGCCGTGTGGCACCGGGACGTCTCTGCGCAGGACACAGAGCTGGCGCTGGGAAAGTGGGCGTTCGTGCTGAGGACCCTGCGCCTTGGCCAGGATGGACGGAGCTGA
- the LOC110134486 gene encoding uncharacterized protein isoform X4: protein MKTKENPSRKGFFHRLLLQRKLQATAAELLGVEQTLFVPTNTMANLISVMCHCRRRGSQLLLGHECHIHVYEQGGVAQIAGVHSHPLPDLPYGTLDLTELERLVTRSLGSPYHPICELICLENTHSSSGGRVLPLEYLRQVHLLARSHGVRVHLDGARLMNAAVALGVPPAHIMEHCDSVSLCFSKGLGAPVGALVGGPKDFIEEAWHLRKALGGGMRQAGVLAAAALVGLADAEEMLQRDHQNAQRFAKGTGVPRLLRGSHRRGDQHGDGESGRAAAQGAVPAPAGRERGRGGPDRPRGACAGLPLDGAVGACRVAPGRLCAGHRAGAGKVGVRAEDPAPWPGWTELTRAGFCGPGIRERSSGSVSGSRSGDCTRTRASVKHPLWTLAKLRLRLTWAGLSESWPGLFQRGKGQVPPPTLVSSGIRGSPVCVWFTVCAQRPSLSAERPRVKP, encoded by the exons atgaagacaaaagaaaacccaTCTAGAAAAGGGTTTTTCCACAGGCTGCTCCTCCAGAGGA AGCTGCAGGCTACAGCTGCGGAGCTGCTTGGGGTGGAGCAGACCCTGTTCGTGCCCACAAACACCATGGCCAATCTCATCTCTG TGATGTGTCACTGCCGGCGCCGGGGCTCCCAGCTCCTCCTGGGGCACGAATGCCACATCCATGTCTATGAGCAGGGCGGGGTGGCTCAG ATCGCAGGGGTgcactcccaccccctcccagacCTGCCCTACGGCACCCTGGACCTGACTGAGCTGGAGAGGCTGGTCACACGGAGCCTTGGGAGCCCCTACCATCCGATCTGTGAGCTCATTTGCCTGGAGAACACCCACAGCAGCTCAGGGGGCCGGGTCCTCCCCTTGGAATACCTACGGCAG GTGCACTTGCTGGCCCGAAGCCATGGGGTCCGTGTCCACCTGGATGGGGCACGGTTGATGAATGCCGCGGTGGCTCTGGGCGTGCCCCCGGCCCACATCATGGAGCACTGTGactctgtgtctctctgttttTCCAAG GGCCTTGGTGCACCAGTGGGGGCCCTGGTTGGGGGACCCAAGGACTTCATTGAAGAAGCCTGGCACCTCCGGAAAGCCCTGGGTGGAGGGATGCGCCAGGCTGGGGTGCTGGCCGCAGCTGCCCTGGTGGGACTGGCTGACGCCGAGGAGATGCTGCAGAGGGACCACCAGAATGCCCAGAGATTTGCCAAAG GAACTGGCGTCCCCCGTCTGCTCCGTGGATCCCACCGCCGTGGAGACCAACATGGTGATGGTGAGAGTGGACGGGCTGCCGCCCAAGGAGCTGTGCCGGCGCCTGCAGGCCGTGAGCGCGGACGAGGCGGCCCAGACCGGCCGCGCGGTGCGTGTGCTGGTCTTCCCCTGGACGGAGCGGTCGGTGCGTGCCGTGTGGCACCGGGACGTCTCTGCGCAGGACACAGAGCTGGCGCTGGGAAAGTGGGCGTTCGTGCTGAGGACCCTGCGCCTTGGCCAGGATGGACGGAGCTGACGAGGGCAG GTTTCTGTGGTCCAGGAATTAGGGAGAGGAGTTCCGGGAGCGTCTCAGGAAGCCGCAGTGGAGACTGCACTAGGACCAGGGCCAGTGTGAAGCACCCACTGTGGACTTTGGCCAAGCTGAGACTGAGGCTCACCTGGGCTGGCCTCTCTGAATCATGGCCAGGTCTGTTCCAGAGAGGGAAGGGGCAAgtgcccccacccaccctggtGAGTTCTGGGATCCGAGGTTCACCGGTGTGTGTCTGGTTCACTGTCTGTGCCCAGAGGCCAAGCCTGTCTGCAGAGAGGCCCAGGGTTAAACCCTGA
- the LOC110134486 gene encoding uncharacterized protein isoform X3: MWGQIMMGLIKHPADTHCWPGTSKMLTHCSAELQATAAELLGVEQTLFVPTNTMANLISVMCHCRRRGSQLLLGHECHIHVYEQGGVAQIAGVHSHPLPDLPYGTLDLTELERLVTRSLGSPYHPICELICLENTHSSSGGRVLPLEYLRQVHLLARSHGVRVHLDGARLMNAAVALGVPPAHIMEHCDSVSLCFSKGLGAPVGALVGGPKDFIEEAWHLRKALGGGMRQAGVLAAAALVGLADAEEMLQRDHQNAQRFAKGTGVPRLLRGSHRRGDQHGDGESGRAAAQGAVPAPAGRERGRGGPDRPRGACAGLPLDGAVGACRVAPGRLCAGHRAGAGKVGVRAEDPAPWPGWTELTRAGFCGPGIRERSSGSVSGSRSGDCTRTRASVKHPLWTLAKLRLRLTWAGLSESWPGLFQRGKGQVPPPTLVSSGIRGSPVCVWFTVCAQRPSLSAERPRVKP, from the exons ATGTGGGGTCAGATCATGATGGGGCTGATCAAGCATCCAGCAGACACCCACTGTTGGCCTGGAACTTCAAAGATGCTGACCCATTGCTCAGCAG AGCTGCAGGCTACAGCTGCGGAGCTGCTTGGGGTGGAGCAGACCCTGTTCGTGCCCACAAACACCATGGCCAATCTCATCTCTG TGATGTGTCACTGCCGGCGCCGGGGCTCCCAGCTCCTCCTGGGGCACGAATGCCACATCCATGTCTATGAGCAGGGCGGGGTGGCTCAG ATCGCAGGGGTgcactcccaccccctcccagacCTGCCCTACGGCACCCTGGACCTGACTGAGCTGGAGAGGCTGGTCACACGGAGCCTTGGGAGCCCCTACCATCCGATCTGTGAGCTCATTTGCCTGGAGAACACCCACAGCAGCTCAGGGGGCCGGGTCCTCCCCTTGGAATACCTACGGCAG GTGCACTTGCTGGCCCGAAGCCATGGGGTCCGTGTCCACCTGGATGGGGCACGGTTGATGAATGCCGCGGTGGCTCTGGGCGTGCCCCCGGCCCACATCATGGAGCACTGTGactctgtgtctctctgttttTCCAAG GGCCTTGGTGCACCAGTGGGGGCCCTGGTTGGGGGACCCAAGGACTTCATTGAAGAAGCCTGGCACCTCCGGAAAGCCCTGGGTGGAGGGATGCGCCAGGCTGGGGTGCTGGCCGCAGCTGCCCTGGTGGGACTGGCTGACGCCGAGGAGATGCTGCAGAGGGACCACCAGAATGCCCAGAGATTTGCCAAAG GAACTGGCGTCCCCCGTCTGCTCCGTGGATCCCACCGCCGTGGAGACCAACATGGTGATGGTGAGAGTGGACGGGCTGCCGCCCAAGGAGCTGTGCCGGCGCCTGCAGGCCGTGAGCGCGGACGAGGCGGCCCAGACCGGCCGCGCGGTGCGTGTGCTGGTCTTCCCCTGGACGGAGCGGTCGGTGCGTGCCGTGTGGCACCGGGACGTCTCTGCGCAGGACACAGAGCTGGCGCTGGGAAAGTGGGCGTTCGTGCTGAGGACCCTGCGCCTTGGCCAGGATGGACGGAGCTGACGAGGGCAG GTTTCTGTGGTCCAGGAATTAGGGAGAGGAGTTCCGGGAGCGTCTCAGGAAGCCGCAGTGGAGACTGCACTAGGACCAGGGCCAGTGTGAAGCACCCACTGTGGACTTTGGCCAAGCTGAGACTGAGGCTCACCTGGGCTGGCCTCTCTGAATCATGGCCAGGTCTGTTCCAGAGAGGGAAGGGGCAAgtgcccccacccaccctggtGAGTTCTGGGATCCGAGGTTCACCGGTGTGTGTCTGGTTCACTGTCTGTGCCCAGAGGCCAAGCCTGTCTGCAGAGAGGCCCAGGGTTAAACCCTGA
- the LOC110134486 gene encoding uncharacterized protein isoform X1, which yields MWLELGCRTSPLFLEGRQRPDPISLECHGKGRGALKQEPEAPPPSSPLESPEGSSPPVLGEEVSRETTGPHLQRTDGKGSQTELQATAAELLGVEQTLFVPTNTMANLISVMCHCRRRGSQLLLGHECHIHVYEQGGVAQIAGVHSHPLPDLPYGTLDLTELERLVTRSLGSPYHPICELICLENTHSSSGGRVLPLEYLRQVHLLARSHGVRVHLDGARLMNAAVALGVPPAHIMEHCDSVSLCFSKGLGAPVGALVGGPKDFIEEAWHLRKALGGGMRQAGVLAAAALVGLADAEEMLQRDHQNAQRFAKGTGVPRLLRGSHRRGDQHGDGESGRAAAQGAVPAPAGRERGRGGPDRPRGACAGLPLDGAVGACRVAPGRLCAGHRAGAGKVGVRAEDPAPWPGWTELTRAGFCGPGIRERSSGSVSGSRSGDCTRTRASVKHPLWTLAKLRLRLTWAGLSESWPGLFQRGKGQVPPPTLVSSGIRGSPVCVWFTVCAQRPSLSAERPRVKP from the exons ATGTGGCTGGAGCTGGGGTGTAGGACTTCACCCTTGTTCCTGGAGGGGAGGCAGAGGCCCGATCCCATCAGTCTTGAATGTCATGGCAAAGGAAGGGGAGCTTTAAAGCAGGAGCCGGAAGCCCCGCCCCCTTCCAGCCCCCTAGAGTCTCCTGAGGGCTCCAGTCCTCCTGTTCTGGGAGAGGAAGTCAGCAGAGAAACCACAGGGCCCCACCTGCAAAGGACCGATGGGAAAGGAAGTCAGACAG AGCTGCAGGCTACAGCTGCGGAGCTGCTTGGGGTGGAGCAGACCCTGTTCGTGCCCACAAACACCATGGCCAATCTCATCTCTG TGATGTGTCACTGCCGGCGCCGGGGCTCCCAGCTCCTCCTGGGGCACGAATGCCACATCCATGTCTATGAGCAGGGCGGGGTGGCTCAG ATCGCAGGGGTgcactcccaccccctcccagacCTGCCCTACGGCACCCTGGACCTGACTGAGCTGGAGAGGCTGGTCACACGGAGCCTTGGGAGCCCCTACCATCCGATCTGTGAGCTCATTTGCCTGGAGAACACCCACAGCAGCTCAGGGGGCCGGGTCCTCCCCTTGGAATACCTACGGCAG GTGCACTTGCTGGCCCGAAGCCATGGGGTCCGTGTCCACCTGGATGGGGCACGGTTGATGAATGCCGCGGTGGCTCTGGGCGTGCCCCCGGCCCACATCATGGAGCACTGTGactctgtgtctctctgttttTCCAAG GGCCTTGGTGCACCAGTGGGGGCCCTGGTTGGGGGACCCAAGGACTTCATTGAAGAAGCCTGGCACCTCCGGAAAGCCCTGGGTGGAGGGATGCGCCAGGCTGGGGTGCTGGCCGCAGCTGCCCTGGTGGGACTGGCTGACGCCGAGGAGATGCTGCAGAGGGACCACCAGAATGCCCAGAGATTTGCCAAAG GAACTGGCGTCCCCCGTCTGCTCCGTGGATCCCACCGCCGTGGAGACCAACATGGTGATGGTGAGAGTGGACGGGCTGCCGCCCAAGGAGCTGTGCCGGCGCCTGCAGGCCGTGAGCGCGGACGAGGCGGCCCAGACCGGCCGCGCGGTGCGTGTGCTGGTCTTCCCCTGGACGGAGCGGTCGGTGCGTGCCGTGTGGCACCGGGACGTCTCTGCGCAGGACACAGAGCTGGCGCTGGGAAAGTGGGCGTTCGTGCTGAGGACCCTGCGCCTTGGCCAGGATGGACGGAGCTGACGAGGGCAG GTTTCTGTGGTCCAGGAATTAGGGAGAGGAGTTCCGGGAGCGTCTCAGGAAGCCGCAGTGGAGACTGCACTAGGACCAGGGCCAGTGTGAAGCACCCACTGTGGACTTTGGCCAAGCTGAGACTGAGGCTCACCTGGGCTGGCCTCTCTGAATCATGGCCAGGTCTGTTCCAGAGAGGGAAGGGGCAAgtgcccccacccaccctggtGAGTTCTGGGATCCGAGGTTCACCGGTGTGTGTCTGGTTCACTGTCTGTGCCCAGAGGCCAAGCCTGTCTGCAGAGAGGCCCAGGGTTAAACCCTGA
- the LOC110134486 gene encoding uncharacterized protein R102.4-like isoform X2 → MWLELGCRTSPLFLEGRQRPDPISLECHGKGRGALKQEPEAPPPSSPLESPEGSSPPVLGEEVSRETTGPHLQRTDGKGSQTELQATAAELLGVEQTLFVPTNTMANLISVMCHCRRRGSQLLLGHECHIHVYEQGGVAQIAGVHSHPLPDLPYGTLDLTELERLVTRSLGSPYHPICELICLENTHSSSGGRVLPLEYLRQVHLLARSHGVRVHLDGARLMNAAVALGVPPAHIMEHCDSVSLCFSKGLGAPVGALVGGPKDFIEEAWHLRKALGGGMRQAGVLAAAALVGLADAEEMLQRDHQNAQRFAKGTGVPRLLRGSHRRGDQHGDGESGRAAAQGAVPAPAGRERGRGGPDRPRGACAGLPLDGAVGACRVAPGRLCAGHRAGAGKVGVRAEDPAPWPGWTELTRAGFCGPGIRERSSGSVSGSRSGDCTRTRASVKHPLWTLAKLRLRLTWAGLSESWPEAKPVCREAQG, encoded by the exons ATGTGGCTGGAGCTGGGGTGTAGGACTTCACCCTTGTTCCTGGAGGGGAGGCAGAGGCCCGATCCCATCAGTCTTGAATGTCATGGCAAAGGAAGGGGAGCTTTAAAGCAGGAGCCGGAAGCCCCGCCCCCTTCCAGCCCCCTAGAGTCTCCTGAGGGCTCCAGTCCTCCTGTTCTGGGAGAGGAAGTCAGCAGAGAAACCACAGGGCCCCACCTGCAAAGGACCGATGGGAAAGGAAGTCAGACAG AGCTGCAGGCTACAGCTGCGGAGCTGCTTGGGGTGGAGCAGACCCTGTTCGTGCCCACAAACACCATGGCCAATCTCATCTCTG TGATGTGTCACTGCCGGCGCCGGGGCTCCCAGCTCCTCCTGGGGCACGAATGCCACATCCATGTCTATGAGCAGGGCGGGGTGGCTCAG ATCGCAGGGGTgcactcccaccccctcccagacCTGCCCTACGGCACCCTGGACCTGACTGAGCTGGAGAGGCTGGTCACACGGAGCCTTGGGAGCCCCTACCATCCGATCTGTGAGCTCATTTGCCTGGAGAACACCCACAGCAGCTCAGGGGGCCGGGTCCTCCCCTTGGAATACCTACGGCAG GTGCACTTGCTGGCCCGAAGCCATGGGGTCCGTGTCCACCTGGATGGGGCACGGTTGATGAATGCCGCGGTGGCTCTGGGCGTGCCCCCGGCCCACATCATGGAGCACTGTGactctgtgtctctctgttttTCCAAG GGCCTTGGTGCACCAGTGGGGGCCCTGGTTGGGGGACCCAAGGACTTCATTGAAGAAGCCTGGCACCTCCGGAAAGCCCTGGGTGGAGGGATGCGCCAGGCTGGGGTGCTGGCCGCAGCTGCCCTGGTGGGACTGGCTGACGCCGAGGAGATGCTGCAGAGGGACCACCAGAATGCCCAGAGATTTGCCAAAG GAACTGGCGTCCCCCGTCTGCTCCGTGGATCCCACCGCCGTGGAGACCAACATGGTGATGGTGAGAGTGGACGGGCTGCCGCCCAAGGAGCTGTGCCGGCGCCTGCAGGCCGTGAGCGCGGACGAGGCGGCCCAGACCGGCCGCGCGGTGCGTGTGCTGGTCTTCCCCTGGACGGAGCGGTCGGTGCGTGCCGTGTGGCACCGGGACGTCTCTGCGCAGGACACAGAGCTGGCGCTGGGAAAGTGGGCGTTCGTGCTGAGGACCCTGCGCCTTGGCCAGGATGGACGGAGCTGACGAGGGCAG GTTTCTGTGGTCCAGGAATTAGGGAGAGGAGTTCCGGGAGCGTCTCAGGAAGCCGCAGTGGAGACTGCACTAGGACCAGGGCCAGTGTGAAGCACCCACTGTGGACTTTGGCCAAGCTGAGACTGAGGCTCACCTGGGCTGGCCTCTCTGAATCATGGCCAG AGGCCAAGCCTGTCTGCAGAGAGGCCCAGGGTTAA
- the LOC110134486 gene encoding uncharacterized protein isoform X6 → MWLELGCRTSPLFLEGRQRPDPISLECHGKGRGALKQEPEAPPPSSPLESPEGSSPPVLGEEVSRETTGPHLQRTDGKGSQTELQATAAELLGVEQTLFVPTNTMANLISVMCHCRRRGSQLLLGHECHIHVYEQGGVAQIAGVHSHPLPDLPYGTLDLTELERLVTRSLGSPYHPICELICLENTHSSSGGRVLPLEYLRQVHLLARSHGVRVHLDGARLMNAAVALGVPPAHIMEHCDSVSLCFSKGLGAPVGALVGGPKDFIEEAWHLRKALGGGMRQAGVLAAAALVGLADAEEMLQRDHQNAQRFAKGLQELASPVCSVDPTAVETNMVMVRVDGLPPKELCRRLQAVSADEAAQTGRAVRVLVFPWTERSVRAVWHRDVSAQDTELALGKWAFVLRTLRLGQDGRS, encoded by the exons ATGTGGCTGGAGCTGGGGTGTAGGACTTCACCCTTGTTCCTGGAGGGGAGGCAGAGGCCCGATCCCATCAGTCTTGAATGTCATGGCAAAGGAAGGGGAGCTTTAAAGCAGGAGCCGGAAGCCCCGCCCCCTTCCAGCCCCCTAGAGTCTCCTGAGGGCTCCAGTCCTCCTGTTCTGGGAGAGGAAGTCAGCAGAGAAACCACAGGGCCCCACCTGCAAAGGACCGATGGGAAAGGAAGTCAGACAG AGCTGCAGGCTACAGCTGCGGAGCTGCTTGGGGTGGAGCAGACCCTGTTCGTGCCCACAAACACCATGGCCAATCTCATCTCTG TGATGTGTCACTGCCGGCGCCGGGGCTCCCAGCTCCTCCTGGGGCACGAATGCCACATCCATGTCTATGAGCAGGGCGGGGTGGCTCAG ATCGCAGGGGTgcactcccaccccctcccagacCTGCCCTACGGCACCCTGGACCTGACTGAGCTGGAGAGGCTGGTCACACGGAGCCTTGGGAGCCCCTACCATCCGATCTGTGAGCTCATTTGCCTGGAGAACACCCACAGCAGCTCAGGGGGCCGGGTCCTCCCCTTGGAATACCTACGGCAG GTGCACTTGCTGGCCCGAAGCCATGGGGTCCGTGTCCACCTGGATGGGGCACGGTTGATGAATGCCGCGGTGGCTCTGGGCGTGCCCCCGGCCCACATCATGGAGCACTGTGactctgtgtctctctgttttTCCAAG GGCCTTGGTGCACCAGTGGGGGCCCTGGTTGGGGGACCCAAGGACTTCATTGAAGAAGCCTGGCACCTCCGGAAAGCCCTGGGTGGAGGGATGCGCCAGGCTGGGGTGCTGGCCGCAGCTGCCCTGGTGGGACTGGCTGACGCCGAGGAGATGCTGCAGAGGGACCACCAGAATGCCCAGAGATTTGCCAAAG GGCTTCAGGAACTGGCGTCCCCCGTCTGCTCCGTGGATCCCACCGCCGTGGAGACCAACATGGTGATGGTGAGAGTGGACGGGCTGCCGCCCAAGGAGCTGTGCCGGCGCCTGCAGGCCGTGAGCGCGGACGAGGCGGCCCAGACCGGCCGCGCGGTGCGTGTGCTGGTCTTCCCCTGGACGGAGCGGTCGGTGCGTGCCGTGTGGCACCGGGACGTCTCTGCGCAGGACACAGAGCTGGCGCTGGGAAAGTGGGCGTTCGTGCTGAGGACCCTGCGCCTTGGCCAGGATGGACGGAGCTGA
- the LOC110134486 gene encoding uncharacterized protein isoform X5 — translation MWLELGCRTSPLFLEGRQRPDPISLECHGKGRGALKQEPEAPPPSSPLESPEGSSPPVLGEEVSRETTGPHLQRTDGKGSQTELQATAAELLGVEQTLFVPTNTMANLISVMCHCRRRGSQLLLGHECHIHVYEQGGVAQIAGVHSHPLPDLPYGTLDLTELERLVTRSLGSPYHPICELICLENTHSSSGGRVLPLEYLRQVHLLARSHGVRVHLDGARLMNAAVALGVPPAHIMEHCDSVSLCFSKGLGAPVGALVGGPKDFIEEAWHLRKALGGGMRQAGVLAAAALVGLADAEEMLQRDHQNAQRFAKGTGVPRLLRGSHRRGDQHGDGESGRAAAQGAVPAPAGRERGRGGPDRPRGACAGLPLDGAVGACRVAPGRLCAGHRAGAGKVGVRAEDPAPWPGWTELTRVSVVQELGRGVPGASQEAAVETALGPGPV, via the exons ATGTGGCTGGAGCTGGGGTGTAGGACTTCACCCTTGTTCCTGGAGGGGAGGCAGAGGCCCGATCCCATCAGTCTTGAATGTCATGGCAAAGGAAGGGGAGCTTTAAAGCAGGAGCCGGAAGCCCCGCCCCCTTCCAGCCCCCTAGAGTCTCCTGAGGGCTCCAGTCCTCCTGTTCTGGGAGAGGAAGTCAGCAGAGAAACCACAGGGCCCCACCTGCAAAGGACCGATGGGAAAGGAAGTCAGACAG AGCTGCAGGCTACAGCTGCGGAGCTGCTTGGGGTGGAGCAGACCCTGTTCGTGCCCACAAACACCATGGCCAATCTCATCTCTG TGATGTGTCACTGCCGGCGCCGGGGCTCCCAGCTCCTCCTGGGGCACGAATGCCACATCCATGTCTATGAGCAGGGCGGGGTGGCTCAG ATCGCAGGGGTgcactcccaccccctcccagacCTGCCCTACGGCACCCTGGACCTGACTGAGCTGGAGAGGCTGGTCACACGGAGCCTTGGGAGCCCCTACCATCCGATCTGTGAGCTCATTTGCCTGGAGAACACCCACAGCAGCTCAGGGGGCCGGGTCCTCCCCTTGGAATACCTACGGCAG GTGCACTTGCTGGCCCGAAGCCATGGGGTCCGTGTCCACCTGGATGGGGCACGGTTGATGAATGCCGCGGTGGCTCTGGGCGTGCCCCCGGCCCACATCATGGAGCACTGTGactctgtgtctctctgttttTCCAAG GGCCTTGGTGCACCAGTGGGGGCCCTGGTTGGGGGACCCAAGGACTTCATTGAAGAAGCCTGGCACCTCCGGAAAGCCCTGGGTGGAGGGATGCGCCAGGCTGGGGTGCTGGCCGCAGCTGCCCTGGTGGGACTGGCTGACGCCGAGGAGATGCTGCAGAGGGACCACCAGAATGCCCAGAGATTTGCCAAAG GAACTGGCGTCCCCCGTCTGCTCCGTGGATCCCACCGCCGTGGAGACCAACATGGTGATGGTGAGAGTGGACGGGCTGCCGCCCAAGGAGCTGTGCCGGCGCCTGCAGGCCGTGAGCGCGGACGAGGCGGCCCAGACCGGCCGCGCGGTGCGTGTGCTGGTCTTCCCCTGGACGGAGCGGTCGGTGCGTGCCGTGTGGCACCGGGACGTCTCTGCGCAGGACACAGAGCTGGCGCTGGGAAAGTGGGCGTTCGTGCTGAGGACCCTGCGCCTTGGCCAGGATGGACGGAGCTGACGAGG GTTTCTGTGGTCCAGGAATTAGGGAGAGGAGTTCCGGGAGCGTCTCAGGAAGCCGCAGTGGAGACTGCACTAGGACCAGGGCCAGTGTGA
- the LOC110134486 gene encoding uncharacterized protein isoform X8 codes for MGKEVRQSCRLQLRSCLGWSRPCSCPQTPWPISSLIAGVHSHPLPDLPYGTLDLTELERLVTRSLGSPYHPICELICLENTHSSSGGRVLPLEYLRQVHLLARSHGVRVHLDGARLMNAAVALGVPPAHIMEHCDSVSLCFSKGLGAPVGALVGGPKDFIEEAWHLRKALGGGMRQAGVLAAAALVGLADAEEMLQRDHQNAQRFAKGTGVPRLLRGSHRRGDQHGDGESGRAAAQGAVPAPAGRERGRGGPDRPRGACAGLPLDGAVGACRVAPGRLCAGHRAGAGKVGVRAEDPAPWPGWTELTRAGFCGPGIRERSSGSVSGSRSGDCTRTRASVKHPLWTLAKLRLRLTWAGLSESWPGLFQRGKGQVPPPTLVSSGIRGSPVCVWFTVCAQRPSLSAERPRVKP; via the exons ATGGGAAAGGAAGTCAGACAG AGCTGCAGGCTACAGCTGCGGAGCTGCTTGGGGTGGAGCAGACCCTGTTCGTGCCCACAAACACCATGGCCAATCTCATCTCTG ATCGCAGGGGTgcactcccaccccctcccagacCTGCCCTACGGCACCCTGGACCTGACTGAGCTGGAGAGGCTGGTCACACGGAGCCTTGGGAGCCCCTACCATCCGATCTGTGAGCTCATTTGCCTGGAGAACACCCACAGCAGCTCAGGGGGCCGGGTCCTCCCCTTGGAATACCTACGGCAG GTGCACTTGCTGGCCCGAAGCCATGGGGTCCGTGTCCACCTGGATGGGGCACGGTTGATGAATGCCGCGGTGGCTCTGGGCGTGCCCCCGGCCCACATCATGGAGCACTGTGactctgtgtctctctgttttTCCAAG GGCCTTGGTGCACCAGTGGGGGCCCTGGTTGGGGGACCCAAGGACTTCATTGAAGAAGCCTGGCACCTCCGGAAAGCCCTGGGTGGAGGGATGCGCCAGGCTGGGGTGCTGGCCGCAGCTGCCCTGGTGGGACTGGCTGACGCCGAGGAGATGCTGCAGAGGGACCACCAGAATGCCCAGAGATTTGCCAAAG GAACTGGCGTCCCCCGTCTGCTCCGTGGATCCCACCGCCGTGGAGACCAACATGGTGATGGTGAGAGTGGACGGGCTGCCGCCCAAGGAGCTGTGCCGGCGCCTGCAGGCCGTGAGCGCGGACGAGGCGGCCCAGACCGGCCGCGCGGTGCGTGTGCTGGTCTTCCCCTGGACGGAGCGGTCGGTGCGTGCCGTGTGGCACCGGGACGTCTCTGCGCAGGACACAGAGCTGGCGCTGGGAAAGTGGGCGTTCGTGCTGAGGACCCTGCGCCTTGGCCAGGATGGACGGAGCTGACGAGGGCAG GTTTCTGTGGTCCAGGAATTAGGGAGAGGAGTTCCGGGAGCGTCTCAGGAAGCCGCAGTGGAGACTGCACTAGGACCAGGGCCAGTGTGAAGCACCCACTGTGGACTTTGGCCAAGCTGAGACTGAGGCTCACCTGGGCTGGCCTCTCTGAATCATGGCCAGGTCTGTTCCAGAGAGGGAAGGGGCAAgtgcccccacccaccctggtGAGTTCTGGGATCCGAGGTTCACCGGTGTGTGTCTGGTTCACTGTCTGTGCCCAGAGGCCAAGCCTGTCTGCAGAGAGGCCCAGGGTTAAACCCTGA